The Caldisericum sp. DNA segment ACAGTAAATGGGCCCATCCTGTAGTACATATGCCTGTAACCTTGAGGTCCACCGGTAAATATTTGAAACTTTGACAATTTCATATTCTCGTCAAGCCCCCAATCAGGCTCATCAGCATATGTTGTTAAAATAGTTATAGCGTCGGTTTTTTCACCAATTTTCCCTTCAAAGTATTTAACCTCAAAATCTGGGTTAATGGGTATAGTCTCGTAACTTTTGTATGTATAAGGGGTAATCGTTATGTCTTTGTATTGTCTTAACCAGTCAATATTTGCTACAACATAAGAAAGTGTGAGCCCGTGAGAATTCCACCCAAAAACTGAAGATAGAGGAAGTAAAGTAATCACTAAAACCAATAGGATAAACCTCTTTAGATTTTTCATTTCCTCCTCCTTTTGTTTTACTCTTATTAGGGAACTTTCCCCAAATATAGCAATTCAAATATGCAAAAACAGCTCTTTTTTGAGAAACTCTTCTTAAAATTCACTACTCTTCTTCCGCCTCTTCTTCTCTTTTCGTTGCTTCGATTACCATCTTCTCTCCAGCTTCTTTTCCTTTAAACCCATTTAATTTTACCCATTTGCCTGGTTCCAATCTTTTATATACTTCAAAAAATTCCATTATCTCTTTCTTTGTGTGTTCTCCCAAATCGCTAACATCTTGAATCTCTTTAAATCTCGGGTCTATCTTTTCAATTGGAACAGTGACGACCTTTGAATCAATTCCACCTTCATCTTCCATCTCTAAAACGCCTATTACCTTTGCCTTAACTAAACATCCTGGGAAAGTAGGATTTGTAGAAAGAAGTATGCAATCCAAGGGATCACCATCTTCTCCTCTTGTCCCTTTAATAAAACCATACTCAAAAGGAAAGTGCACTGCGCCATAAAAAGTTCGGTCAAGTTTAATCAACTTCTCTTCTTCGTCATACTCATACTTGTTTGGTGAACCTTTTGGGTTTTCTACAAAAACCAATACTTCCATTTTTTCCATCTCCCTTTATTAAAATTCAACCAATTGAGGCTCGTTTGTTTTCCTATATTTTATGCAAAAATTTCCATAAATCAATAATGCAAAATCAAGAACTTTGTGAATAACTAAAACTCCCCAAATACTTCACCCTGACCTTCTCTCATATAGGCAACAA contains these protein-coding regions:
- a CDS encoding inorganic diphosphatase; translated protein: MEVLVFVENPKGSPNKYEYDEEEKLIKLDRTFYGAVHFPFEYGFIKGTRGEDGDPLDCILLSTNPTFPGCLVKAKVIGVLEMEDEGGIDSKVVTVPIEKIDPRFKEIQDVSDLGEHTKKEIMEFFEVYKRLEPGKWVKLNGFKGKEAGEKMVIEATKREEEAEEE